In the Deinococcus betulae genome, one interval contains:
- a CDS encoding ParA family protein has product MTRTVAITSEKGGVGKSTLAVHLAGAAQEQGLRPLLIDEDGRVGSSLRWAARTGGLPFDVLAAEDVKPKKLAGYDLVVLDTEGRPKRKELRQLAERADLLLVPSGVSPLELDATRELIDFLHAEGAARKTRVALTRVPPVGHAAEDAREGLRDDGFTVCNAVVRQYAAFGRAAELGVLVRDVPVPRADLAWTDVTALARELW; this is encoded by the coding sequence ATGACCCGGACAGTAGCCATCACTTCGGAAAAGGGGGGCGTGGGCAAAAGCACCCTGGCGGTCCACCTGGCCGGCGCGGCGCAGGAACAGGGCCTGCGGCCCCTCCTGATTGATGAAGACGGCCGTGTGGGCAGCAGCCTGCGCTGGGCGGCGCGGACGGGCGGACTACCGTTTGACGTGCTGGCCGCCGAGGACGTGAAGCCCAAGAAGCTGGCCGGGTACGACCTCGTGGTGCTGGACACCGAGGGCCGCCCCAAACGCAAGGAGCTGCGCCAGCTGGCCGAGCGCGCTGACCTGCTGCTGGTGCCCAGCGGGGTTAGTCCCCTGGAACTGGACGCCACCCGTGAACTGATAGATTTTCTGCACGCCGAGGGCGCCGCCCGCAAGACCCGCGTGGCCCTGACCCGCGTGCCGCCCGTGGGCCACGCGGCCGAGGACGCCCGCGAGGGTCTGCGCGACGACGGCTTTACGGTGTGCAACGCGGTGGTGCGCCAGTACGCCGCCTTTGGCCGCGCCGCCGAACTGGGCGTGCTGGTGCGCGACGTGCCCGTTCCCCGCGCTGACCTTGCCTGGACCGACGTGACCGCCCTGGCCCGCGAGCTGTGGTGA